From Pseudomonas sp. FP2335, the proteins below share one genomic window:
- a CDS encoding oxygenase MpaB family protein: MEFIRSRIETQLMSLTGLSLGQLDLENPKGDPGLFGPSSVSWQVHGDFSSMLIGGISALMLQALHPLALAGVWDHSNFREDMLGRLRRTSQFISGTTFGSRKDAQWLIEKVRTIHLQVVGHAPDGRPYAASDPELLTWVHVAEVSNFLAAHLRYRNPLLSGRDQDRYYSEIALVAEQLGARHVPRSRQEVSDYLARIRPQLLCDARSREVLRLLLNAPAPSTMAKPFGALMMQAGIDLLPDWASAMLDQHQSPLQRQMIRGAVKRSAPLLRWAMRNGSVQRAHRRMGLM, encoded by the coding sequence ATGGAATTTATCCGCAGCCGTATCGAAACCCAATTGATGAGCCTCACAGGGCTCTCACTGGGCCAGCTGGACCTGGAAAACCCCAAGGGCGACCCAGGCCTGTTCGGACCGAGTTCGGTCAGTTGGCAAGTGCATGGCGACTTCAGCAGCATGTTGATCGGCGGCATCAGCGCCTTGATGTTGCAGGCCCTGCACCCGCTGGCCCTGGCTGGGGTGTGGGATCACTCGAACTTTCGCGAGGACATGCTCGGGCGTTTGCGGCGCACCTCGCAGTTCATCTCCGGCACGACCTTTGGCTCGCGCAAGGACGCGCAGTGGCTGATCGAAAAAGTGCGCACCATTCACCTGCAAGTGGTTGGCCATGCGCCGGACGGCCGACCTTATGCAGCCAGCGATCCGGAACTGCTCACCTGGGTGCATGTGGCCGAGGTCAGCAACTTCCTCGCCGCTCACCTGCGCTATCGCAACCCGCTGCTCTCGGGTCGGGACCAGGACCGTTACTACAGCGAGATCGCCTTGGTCGCCGAACAACTGGGCGCGCGGCATGTTCCGCGTTCGCGGCAGGAAGTTTCGGATTACCTGGCACGTATCCGCCCGCAACTGCTGTGCGACGCGCGCAGTCGTGAAGTGTTGCGCCTGCTGCTCAATGCCCCGGCACCCAGCACGATGGCCAAGCCGTTTGGAGCCTTGATGATGCAGGCCGGCATCGACCTGCTGCCAGACTGGGCCAGCGCCATGCTCGATCAACACCAGAGCCCGCTGCAACGCCAGATGATCCGGGGCGCGGTCAAACGCAGCGCGCCGTTGCTGCGCTGGGCGATGCGCAACGGTTCGGTACAACGGGCGCATCGGCGGATGGGGTTGATGTAG
- a CDS encoding class I SAM-dependent rRNA methyltransferase, giving the protein MSPLNQALRAALDHRQDLINELHAQGTDCYRLFHGSQEGAGGLTIDRYGPQLLVQSFHQSLHTEELLDLHQLINQYMGLELLLVYNDRSRGNSRVDREDTVYRAEPAALEDLVGHEWGLNYRVRGRHAGQDPLLFLDLRNTRGWVKNHSAGKSVLNLFAYTCGVGLSAAAGGAREVCNLDFAEGNLAVGRENGLLNPQLPTMEFVQSDYFPAIRQLAGLPITQRRGQKLPSYPRLEQRQYDLVLLDPPAWAKSAFGTVDLLRDYQSLLKPALLATADNGVLICCNNLAKVSMDDWREQVLRCAEKAGRAVRDWQIMTPGADFPSQDQQPPLKTLILQL; this is encoded by the coding sequence ATGTCTCCCTTGAATCAGGCGCTGCGCGCCGCCCTCGATCATCGCCAAGACCTGATCAACGAGCTGCACGCCCAGGGCACCGACTGCTATCGCTTGTTCCATGGCAGCCAGGAAGGCGCCGGCGGCCTGACCATCGACCGTTATGGCCCGCAACTGCTGGTGCAGAGCTTCCATCAGTCACTGCATACCGAGGAGTTGCTGGACCTGCACCAGTTGATCAACCAGTACATGGGCCTGGAATTGCTGCTGGTGTACAACGACCGTTCCCGTGGCAACTCGCGGGTCGACCGTGAAGACACGGTGTACCGCGCCGAGCCGGCGGCACTGGAAGATCTGGTCGGCCATGAATGGGGGCTCAATTACCGCGTACGCGGACGGCATGCCGGGCAGGACCCGCTGCTGTTCCTCGACCTGCGCAACACCCGCGGCTGGGTCAAGAACCATAGCGCCGGCAAAAGCGTGCTGAACCTGTTCGCCTACACCTGTGGCGTCGGCCTGAGCGCTGCGGCCGGCGGGGCGCGGGAGGTGTGCAACCTGGACTTCGCCGAGGGCAACCTGGCGGTCGGCCGCGAGAACGGCCTGCTGAACCCGCAGTTGCCGACCATGGAGTTCGTGCAGTCCGACTACTTCCCGGCGATTCGCCAACTGGCCGGCCTGCCAATCACCCAGCGCCGCGGCCAGAAACTGCCGAGCTATCCACGCCTGGAGCAGCGCCAGTATGACTTGGTGTTGCTCGACCCTCCGGCCTGGGCCAAGAGCGCATTCGGCACCGTCGACCTGTTGCGCGACTACCAAAGCCTGCTCAAGCCAGCACTGCTCGCCACGGCCGACAACGGTGTACTGATTTGCTGCAACAACCTGGCGAAGGTCAGCATGGATGACTGGCGCGAACAGGTACTGCGTTGCGCAGAAAAAGCCGGACGTGCGGTACGCGACTGGCAAATCATGACGCCGGGGGCGGATTTTCCTTCACAAGACCAGCAGCCCCCCCTGAAAACATTGATACTCCAGCTGTAG